A window of the Brassica napus cultivar Da-Ae chromosome C5, Da-Ae, whole genome shotgun sequence genome harbors these coding sequences:
- the BNAC05G16650D gene encoding uncharacterized protein BNAC05G16650D, whose product MLDPSAKTYSHHLCFPSLPDDHSDSGVCSPTLWSTSPPRSHPRHRPEDYSSLSPDSKAQAIARGQRELMEMVSKMPESCYELSLKDIVEARGHDENDRKIFDELTQRTSKVVRKTKSGKRVDPSRNSGGNNSGFLLKMMFPFSFGSKKDTSKKKKKKKRKGKDSVKDSQVSPRPSISDESVKTEDRDWWNRLSESSGSGSTKRSGSSNSNSSNIIRDKKSSCMLSFLWCVRSRD is encoded by the exons ATGTTAGATCCTTCAGCTAAAACCTACAGTCACCACTTGTGTTTCCCAAGTCTTCCCGATGATCACTCAGACTCCGGCGTCTGTTCTCCCACCCTGTGGAGTACAAGCCCACCGAGAAGTCATCCTCGTCACCGGCCGGAAGATTACTCTAGCCTTTCTCCGGATTCAAAAGCTCAGGCTATCGCTCGTGGACAACGGGAGCTTATGGAGATGGTTAGTAAGATGCCCGAGTCGTGTTACGAGCTTTCCTTGAAGGATATTGTCGAAGCAAGGGGACACGATGAGAATGACAGGAAGATCTTCGATGAGTTGACTCAGAGAACAAGTAAGGTTGTGAGGAAGACGAAGAGTGGTAAGCGAGTTGATCCGAGTCGAAACAGTGGTGGAAACAATAGTGGGTTTCTTCTCAAAATGATGTTTCCGTTTAGCTTTGGATCTAAGAAAGATacgagcaagaagaagaagaagaagaagagaaaggggAAGGATTCTGTTAAAGATTCTCAGGTTTCACCGAGACCTTCGATCTCTGATGAGTCTGTTAAAACAGAGGATAGAGATTGGTGGAATAGATTGTCTGAGTCTAGTGGAAGTGGGAGCACAAAGAGGAGTGGTAGTAGCAATAGCAACAGCAGTAACATCATAAG GGATAAAAAGAGTAGCTGCATGTTGTCTTTCCTCTGGTGTGTACGTTCACGAGACTAA